A genomic segment from Chiroxiphia lanceolata isolate bChiLan1 chromosome 27, bChiLan1.pri, whole genome shotgun sequence encodes:
- the ACSBG2 gene encoding long-chain-fatty-acid--CoA ligase ACSBG2 isoform X3: MLCESETRMALAEPVPMAYCNSAPEGNCEVSLSDVLLNSSPRTPEPHNIEPGEDSNMERHQLDSVDPKAASSSPASRVWTTHRDGEVKLRMEDQGIGSEPPKTVHQLFQETVNKYGDYYALASKKGGQWVKLTYKMYYDECCKAAKSFLKLGLQRFHGVGILGFNSAEWFIADIGAILAGGFAVGIYTTNSPEACHYVAENCSADVIVVENQKQLQKILEIEDRLPQLKAIVQYGEEIKEKRPNLYSWSEFVELGRDVPDTLLHLAIAAQKPNQCCTLIYTSGTTGQPKGVMLSHDNLTWTAAVAGRSIMLTDPKERQEQVISYLPLSHIAAQMSDIWSAMTFGVQVYFAQPDALKGSLVETLREVRPTAFLGVPRVWEKMEEKMKSIGMKSSALRRKVASWAKGVGLQTNLKRMNGYSEVPVNFRLAKHLVYRKVRKALGLDRCTKCYTGAAPITRETLEFFLSLNIPVLELYGMSESSGPHTISLPHAFKLTSCGKELSGCRTLIHKPDRDGIGEICFSGRHIFMGYLNMEDKTKEAIDEDGWLHSGDLGKHDKDGFLYITGRIKELIITAGGENVPPVPIEDAVKNAVPIISNAMLVGDKAKFLSMLLTLKCKVDAETGEPGDELTPEALEYCQKLGSKATKVSEIISSKDKAIYAAIQKGITAVNEGATSNAQKVQKWILLEKDFSLFGGELGPTMKLKRPVVAQKYKAQISQFYADVDTPNGETSAQH, translated from the exons ATGCTGTGTGAGTCAGAGACACGGATGGCACTCGCTGAACCAGTCCCCATGGCTTATTGTAATTCAGCTCCTGAAGGGAACTGTGAGGTGTCACTGAGTGATGTGCTGCTCAACTCTTCACCCAG AACTCCTGAGCCCCACAACATCGAGCCAGGGGAAGATTCCAACATGGAGAGACATCAGCTGGACTCAGTTGATCCCAAAG cagcctcctcctcccctgcctctAGAGTGTGGACAACACATCGGGATGGGGAGGTCAAGCTGAGGATGGAAGACCAGGGAATAGGCAGTGAACCACCAAAGACTGTTCACCAGCTCTTCCAGGAAACTGTCAATAAATATGGGGACTATTATGCCCTTGCATCCAAAAAAGGTGGCCAGTGGGTCAAACTAACATACAAAATGTACTATGATGAGTGCTGTAAAGCAGcaaaaagctttctgaag ctggggctgcagcgTTTCCATGGTGTGGGCATCCTGGGATTTAATTCTGCTGAGTGGTTCATTGCTGACATTGGAGCAATCCTTGCAGG GGGATTTGCTGTTGGGATCTACACAACAAACTCTCCCGAGGCCTGTCACTATGTGGCAGAGAACTGCAGTGCTGATGTTATAGTGGTGGAAAAccagaaacagctgcagaaaatctTAGAa ATTGAGGATAGGCTACCTCAGCTGAAGGCCATTGTCCAGTATGGGGAAGAGATAAAGGAGAAGAGACCAAATCTGTACTCG TGGAGTGAGTTcgtggagctgggcagggacgTCCCAGACACTCTGCTCCACTTGGCCATCGCGGCGCAGAAGCCCAACCAGTGCTGCACCCTCATCTACACCTCGGGGACCACGGGGCAGCCCAAGGGGGTCATGCTCAGCCACGACAAT CTGACGTGGACGGCGGCAGTGGCCGGACGGTCCATCATGCTCACGGACCccaaggagaggcaggagcaggtgaTCAGTTACCTGCCCCTCAGCCACATTGCTGCCCAGATGTCTGATATCTGGTCAGCCATGACCTTTGGAGTGCAAGTTTACTTTGCTCAGCCAGATGCATTGAAG GGCAGCTTGGTGGAGACCCTGAGGGAAGTGAGGCCAACTGCTTTTCTGGGGGTTCCTCGTGtctgggaaaaaatggaagaaaagatgaaatCCATAGGGATGAAATCATCGGCACTGCGGAGGAAAGTGGCCTCGTGGGCCAAGGGAGTGGGGCTGCAGACCAACCTGAAGAGGATGAATGG gtATTCTGAGGTGCCGGTGAACTTCCGCCTGGCCAAACACCTGGTGTacaggaaggtgaggaaggcCCTGGGGCTGGACCGGTGCACCAAGTGCTacacaggagctgctcccatcACCAGAGAGACCCTGGAATTCTTTCTGAGCCTGAACATTCCTGTGTTGGAGCTGTATGGGATGAGTGAGAGCTCTGGGCCTCACACCATCTCCCTCCCTCACGCCTTCAAGCTCACCAG CTGTGGGAAGGAACTCTCAGGCTGTCGGACCCTCATTCATAAGCCAGACAGGGATGGCATTGGGGAGATCTGCTTCTCAGGGAGGCACATCTTCATGGGCTACTTGAACATGGAGGACAAAACCAAAGAGGCCATCGATGAGGATGGGTGGCTGCACTCAGGTGACCTGGGCAAGCATGACAAAGATGGATTCCTCTACATCACAGGCAGAATTAAAG AGCTCATCATCACTGCGGGAGGGGAGAACGTTCCTCCCGTTCCGATCGAGGATGCCGTCAAAAATGCTGTTCCCATCATCAGCAATGCCATGTTGGTTGGGGACAAAGCCAAATTCCTGTCAATGCTTCTGACACTAAAG TGCAAGGTGGATGCAGAGACGGGTGAACCGGGGGATGAGCTCACTCCAGAGGCTCTGGAATACTGTCAGAAGCTGGGCAGCAAGGCCACAAAGGTCTCTGAAATCATCAGCAGCAAAGACAAGGCCATCTACGCCGCCATCCAGAAAGGCATCACAGCGGTCAATGAGGGAGCCACCTCCAATGCCCAGAAAGTCCAGAAGTGGATCCttctggagaaggacttttccCTCTTTGGTGGAGAGCTTG GCCCAACCATGAAGCTGAAGAGGCCAGTGGTGGCACAGAAATACAAAGCCCAGATTTCTCAGTTTTATGCAGATGTGGACACTCCCAATGGAGAGACCTCGGCCCAGCACTAA
- the ACSBG2 gene encoding long-chain-fatty-acid--CoA ligase ACSBG2 isoform X2: MRWTMLCESETRMALAEPVPMAYCNSAPEGNCEVSLSDVLLNSSPRTPEPHNIEPGEDSNMERHQLDSVDPKASSSPASRVWTTHRDGEVKLRMEDQGIGSEPPKTVHQLFQETVNKYGDYYALASKKGGQWVKLTYKMYYDECCKAAKSFLKLGLQRFHGVGILGFNSAEWFIADIGAILAGGFAVGIYTTNSPEACHYVAENCSADVIVVENQKQLQKILEIEDRLPQLKAIVQYGEEIKEKRPNLYSWSEFVELGRDVPDTLLHLAIAAQKPNQCCTLIYTSGTTGQPKGVMLSHDNLTWTAAVAGRSIMLTDPKERQEQVISYLPLSHIAAQMSDIWSAMTFGVQVYFAQPDALKGSLVETLREVRPTAFLGVPRVWEKMEEKMKSIGMKSSALRRKVASWAKGVGLQTNLKRMNGYSEVPVNFRLAKHLVYRKVRKALGLDRCTKCYTGAAPITRETLEFFLSLNIPVLELYGMSESSGPHTISLPHAFKLTSCGKELSGCRTLIHKPDRDGIGEICFSGRHIFMGYLNMEDKTKEAIDEDGWLHSGDLGKHDKDGFLYITGRIKELIITAGGENVPPVPIEDAVKNAVPIISNAMLVGDKAKFLSMLLTLKCKVDAETGEPGDELTPEALEYCQKLGSKATKVSEIISSKDKAIYAAIQKGITAVNEGATSNAQKVQKWILLEKDFSLFGGELGPTMKLKRPVVAQKYKAQISQFYADVDTPNGETSAQH, translated from the exons ATGCGCT GGACAATGCTGTGTGAGTCAGAGACACGGATGGCACTCGCTGAACCAGTCCCCATGGCTTATTGTAATTCAGCTCCTGAAGGGAACTGTGAGGTGTCACTGAGTGATGTGCTGCTCAACTCTTCACCCAG AACTCCTGAGCCCCACAACATCGAGCCAGGGGAAGATTCCAACATGGAGAGACATCAGCTGGACTCAGTTGATCCCAAAG cctcctcctcccctgcctctAGAGTGTGGACAACACATCGGGATGGGGAGGTCAAGCTGAGGATGGAAGACCAGGGAATAGGCAGTGAACCACCAAAGACTGTTCACCAGCTCTTCCAGGAAACTGTCAATAAATATGGGGACTATTATGCCCTTGCATCCAAAAAAGGTGGCCAGTGGGTCAAACTAACATACAAAATGTACTATGATGAGTGCTGTAAAGCAGcaaaaagctttctgaag ctggggctgcagcgTTTCCATGGTGTGGGCATCCTGGGATTTAATTCTGCTGAGTGGTTCATTGCTGACATTGGAGCAATCCTTGCAGG GGGATTTGCTGTTGGGATCTACACAACAAACTCTCCCGAGGCCTGTCACTATGTGGCAGAGAACTGCAGTGCTGATGTTATAGTGGTGGAAAAccagaaacagctgcagaaaatctTAGAa ATTGAGGATAGGCTACCTCAGCTGAAGGCCATTGTCCAGTATGGGGAAGAGATAAAGGAGAAGAGACCAAATCTGTACTCG TGGAGTGAGTTcgtggagctgggcagggacgTCCCAGACACTCTGCTCCACTTGGCCATCGCGGCGCAGAAGCCCAACCAGTGCTGCACCCTCATCTACACCTCGGGGACCACGGGGCAGCCCAAGGGGGTCATGCTCAGCCACGACAAT CTGACGTGGACGGCGGCAGTGGCCGGACGGTCCATCATGCTCACGGACCccaaggagaggcaggagcaggtgaTCAGTTACCTGCCCCTCAGCCACATTGCTGCCCAGATGTCTGATATCTGGTCAGCCATGACCTTTGGAGTGCAAGTTTACTTTGCTCAGCCAGATGCATTGAAG GGCAGCTTGGTGGAGACCCTGAGGGAAGTGAGGCCAACTGCTTTTCTGGGGGTTCCTCGTGtctgggaaaaaatggaagaaaagatgaaatCCATAGGGATGAAATCATCGGCACTGCGGAGGAAAGTGGCCTCGTGGGCCAAGGGAGTGGGGCTGCAGACCAACCTGAAGAGGATGAATGG gtATTCTGAGGTGCCGGTGAACTTCCGCCTGGCCAAACACCTGGTGTacaggaaggtgaggaaggcCCTGGGGCTGGACCGGTGCACCAAGTGCTacacaggagctgctcccatcACCAGAGAGACCCTGGAATTCTTTCTGAGCCTGAACATTCCTGTGTTGGAGCTGTATGGGATGAGTGAGAGCTCTGGGCCTCACACCATCTCCCTCCCTCACGCCTTCAAGCTCACCAG CTGTGGGAAGGAACTCTCAGGCTGTCGGACCCTCATTCATAAGCCAGACAGGGATGGCATTGGGGAGATCTGCTTCTCAGGGAGGCACATCTTCATGGGCTACTTGAACATGGAGGACAAAACCAAAGAGGCCATCGATGAGGATGGGTGGCTGCACTCAGGTGACCTGGGCAAGCATGACAAAGATGGATTCCTCTACATCACAGGCAGAATTAAAG AGCTCATCATCACTGCGGGAGGGGAGAACGTTCCTCCCGTTCCGATCGAGGATGCCGTCAAAAATGCTGTTCCCATCATCAGCAATGCCATGTTGGTTGGGGACAAAGCCAAATTCCTGTCAATGCTTCTGACACTAAAG TGCAAGGTGGATGCAGAGACGGGTGAACCGGGGGATGAGCTCACTCCAGAGGCTCTGGAATACTGTCAGAAGCTGGGCAGCAAGGCCACAAAGGTCTCTGAAATCATCAGCAGCAAAGACAAGGCCATCTACGCCGCCATCCAGAAAGGCATCACAGCGGTCAATGAGGGAGCCACCTCCAATGCCCAGAAAGTCCAGAAGTGGATCCttctggagaaggacttttccCTCTTTGGTGGAGAGCTTG GCCCAACCATGAAGCTGAAGAGGCCAGTGGTGGCACAGAAATACAAAGCCCAGATTTCTCAGTTTTATGCAGATGTGGACACTCCCAATGGAGAGACCTCGGCCCAGCACTAA